Part of the Novipirellula caenicola genome is shown below.
CTACGGCAAAGGAACCGTGCAAAATATCTTGCCGCTGCAGTACGGACGCAGTGCACTGCGTTTGACGGTGGCAAGGTACTATCGCCCCAATGGCAAAAACATCCATCGCGTCCTCGACGCCAAACCCGAAGACGAGTGGGGGGTCAGCCCCAATCCCGATATGGAGGTTAGTTTGGATGAAAGCACACTCGAAAAATTGAGCAAACGGTGGCGTGAGGCGTCCTACCCCAGTTTGGCTGCCGTTTCCGAAATGCAACTGCATTCGGATGAACCAACCCGTGACAAAGGTGACAAAGAATCGACCTCTGCGAAACAGGGTACCGACGTGGAAACGATGCCCGAGGGCGGATTGAGTCTCGATCCTGTGTTGCGCCGAGCGGTCGAAGCGATTGATGCGGATCGCGCGATCGACGACGCCCCCCGCAGCGATGCCGTCCCCGCGGCGGCGTAATTTTCGACTTCTCGGTTACCTGAGCGGCAAATTAAGTACAATCGGTGATGCCAACGCTTGGCCATACATGGGTCACAGGTCGGCCTTTTCGTAAAACGTTAATCGTGCGTTGCCACATGTCTCGAAAGAAAACGTTTGCCGGAGCTGGATGCGACAACTAGAGTTTGTAGGACGCAAAAGCCTTTGCGAGCATAATGTTCGGTAAATACTTCACGATTAGCACAAAACACCACCCCTCCACACGGGGAGCACGCCCGATGAAAAAGACGTTACTCAGCGCGGTTCTGGTTGCCGCAGGCTCATTTTGTCTGCTGACTGATTCACCATCAGCCAACGCCCAGAACCCGATTTTGTCCGAAATGTACGGTCGAGGAGTGCACTCCTTCTATGCCGGCCGTTACGACGATGCCAACAAGTTTCTCTCGATGGCCATTGATAATGGCATCAAAGACCCACGCGCGTATTACTTTCGCGGGTTGGTCGCCACTTCGCTCGGAAACACCTACCAAGCCGAAGAAGATTGGCGTCAGGGAGCGGAACTCGAGGCACGGCTCGGCAGCAACGCATCGATCGGTCGATCGTTGGCCCGTTTTCAAGGTGCCGAACGTTTGAAATTGGAACAGATCCGTCAAACCGCCCGTTTGGAATTGATGGCGAACGCCGCAAGCCGTTCGCAGCAACGTTATGGCGAAATCGAAAACGCCGCTGCCGCCGCAACGCCGCCAGCCACCGCGTCGGCGCCGCGAAACGCCGTCACTCCGCCACCGATTCCGCCAGAAGCTGAAAATCCTTTCGCCGACGACGTCGAATTGGCCACGGGCGAACCCAAATTGGAATCCAGCGACGCCTTCGCAGGTGCCGATAAAGGGGATCCCGCTGCTCCCGCAGCCATGGATGCGGCTGCTACGGCTGATGACGCCAACAACATCTTTGGTGGTGGCGACGCCGGAGCAAGCGATCCGTTTGGCGGAGGAGCTCCGATGGACGATCCGTTCGCCGGAGGCGGATTCTAGTTCGCCACGTGTGACATCAAGGATCGAAAGAAAATAATCGAAAGAACAGGGGCAGCGGAAAGGGTGTGTGGTTTTCGTTGCCCCGCTTGCGATAATCTCACGTCGCGACAATCTCACGTCGCGACAATCTCATTGCGCGACAATTTTACGGTGTGACAATTTTACGGTGTGACCATCGTTCGGCGTGACGCTTTCGTTACGCCGCCGCTCGCTGCTCGCTGCCACATAGACTTTGATAGAACCGATTGCGAGCGATCAATTCTTCGTGGCGTCCCGTATCGGAAATCCGCCCCGCTTCGATCACCACGATCCGATCTGCCATCGACAAACTGGTATGGCGATGCGTGATCATCACTCCGGTGCGATCGACCAAGAACTTCGCCAGCGCCTGGTGAATCAATTGCTCGCTTTCGAGATCGATCTGGCTCGTGGCTTCATCGAGGATCAAGATGTCGGGATTGCGTAAGAAGGCACGTGCTAAGGCAAGCCGTTGCATCTGGCCGCCCGAGAGCCGCGTCCCGTTGCTGCCCAGCCGTGTTTGATAGCCGTCGGGCGTTTTCCGCAAAATGAACTCATCGGCAAACGCCATCTTCGCCGCGCGTACAACCGCATGCGAATCCGCACCGGGGGAACCGTAGCGAATATTGTTTTCGATCGTATCGTCAAACAAGATCGTTCGCTGAGTCACCAACGCGATCCGGCGACGCAAATCACGAGTCTTCATCTCGTGAATCGGTGTGTCATCCAACAACACCTGCCCACTTTGCGGATCGTCAAAGCGACACAGCAGATTGACGATCGTACTTTTTCCGCTGCCATTGGGGCCAACCACGGCGATCGTTTCGCCATGACGGATCGTCAAGTCGACACCACGCAACACGGTCGGTCCGGAGGTGTATTGGTAGACGACGTTTTCCAGCCGAATCTCGCGATGCGGCCGCGCCGTCGTGCGATCGTTCTTAGGCTCGGCGACTCGGATCGGCTGATCGATGATCTCGTAAACCCGATCCGTCGCCGCGATCCCTCGCTGCAAACCGCTCCATACATCGGATAACTTTTTGGCGGGATCCGAGGCACCGATCAAAAAGCCAAAGAACATCAAGATCTCGCCGACTTCCAACGGAACGGTGCTCATTGGAATGCCAAACAAATGAGTTTGTTGGTTGACCACCAAATAGCCACCCGCCAAGATCGCAAGTCCTACGACGGTCATCCCCAACATTTCGCTGCTGCTGCGAGCCAACGTGTTGTAGAACGCCATCTTCATCGATTTGCGATAATACGCCTGGATGCCACGATTGAATTTCGCGCGTTCGAAACCTTGTGTATTGAAGGCTTTGACCACCCGGATGCCTGCGAACGAATCATTGAGCATCCCGTACAACTGGCTCATCTCTTCCATTGCCCGGCGACTGGCTCGGCGAATCGCACGGCTCAGATGATGCATCACCAATCCAACCAGCGGCGTGACGATCATCACGAATAACAGCAACCGCCAACACACAAACATCGCGCCACCAAGACAGACCGCCATCTTCAGCGGCTCGCGAACCAATCGGCCCAGTAGTGCCGTGATCCCTCCCGAGACGTTGGAGATGTCGTTGGTCAACCGCGATGTCAGATCCGCTGAACCATTTTCGCCAAACGAATCGAGGTCCAACCGCAATGCCTTGCGAAAAAACAGGGCGCGAAGGTCCAACGAAGCCGATTCCGCGACGTATTGAACCAGCATTAGATTAATTAATAGAGCGACCAACTTGATTGCCGTACCGCCGACCAACATCGCCACGATCAACATCAACGTCGCGTACGAGCCACGCGGAGCATAGGCATCGATAGTCGGTTTCGCCCAACGCAGGTACTTGCTCGACTCGGCCAGTGCCGTTTGGGTCGCGGCGGCGGCTTCGATTTGCAGCCGCAGATTCTTGGCGGTCGCGTCGTCCGCCGTCGCCAATTCCGCGGTCAATTGATGGATTTCAGCATCAAGTTCATCGATCCGCGAATCGGTCTGGCTGATTTGCTTTTCGGCGTATCCTGGCAAACTGTCGCCTTTAAAAACGACTTCGACCAACGGGTACAACGTCCCGATATTGGCTCCCCACAGGACGGCAATCAACATCGATGTCAATACAATCCCCGTGATCGACCATTTACGACGCAAGGCGATGCGAAGTGCGCGACCAAAATTTCTCATCGTTAATCGTCGTCCCTGACGAGTAGATCCGTCTAATGTCTGCAAAAACCAGCAAGTTGAAGCGAGTCTTGTAAACCAGAAGCGGTCAGCTCGGCTAGACGAATTCATTGCTAGCACCGTTTCCACGCGACCGACCGGCGGCCCGCAGCAGCCAACATCGCTTGCCGGAAACGACGTGATTTGCCGGGCGTACCCGCCGTGCCGCTGCGATTGCGGGCGGACCAGTACGAGCCAGCAGGTCACGGCAAAAAAATTGCACTTTTTGCGTTAGCTTGCAAAACCGTCCACCCACCACGGGCGTAGACACACTACCGCAGTGTCACGACGAACATTTTCGCTGGCAGCAAGTTTTCATTTGCAGTGAAAGCGTCACCTGGGCATTGCCAGTGCCATTCTCGTCTGAATCGATCCGAATCCCCCCTGTATGAGCTCTTTTGCAAGATGCCGACCGATGCCGAGTTAAAACCGATTGTTCCCATGATGGGCGCCGA
Proteins encoded:
- a CDS encoding ABC transporter ATP-binding protein, with the protein product MRNFGRALRIALRRKWSITGIVLTSMLIAVLWGANIGTLYPLVEVVFKGDSLPGYAEKQISQTDSRIDELDAEIHQLTAELATADDATAKNLRLQIEAAAATQTALAESSKYLRWAKPTIDAYAPRGSYATLMLIVAMLVGGTAIKLVALLINLMLVQYVAESASLDLRALFFRKALRLDLDSFGENGSADLTSRLTNDISNVSGGITALLGRLVREPLKMAVCLGGAMFVCWRLLLFVMIVTPLVGLVMHHLSRAIRRASRRAMEEMSQLYGMLNDSFAGIRVVKAFNTQGFERAKFNRGIQAYYRKSMKMAFYNTLARSSSEMLGMTVVGLAILAGGYLVVNQQTHLFGIPMSTVPLEVGEILMFFGFLIGASDPAKKLSDVWSGLQRGIAATDRVYEIIDQPIRVAEPKNDRTTARPHREIRLENVVYQYTSGPTVLRGVDLTIRHGETIAVVGPNGSGKSTIVNLLCRFDDPQSGQVLLDDTPIHEMKTRDLRRRIALVTQRTILFDDTIENNIRYGSPGADSHAVVRAAKMAFADEFILRKTPDGYQTRLGSNGTRLSGGQMQRLALARAFLRNPDILILDEATSQIDLESEQLIHQALAKFLVDRTGVMITHRHTSLSMADRIVVIEAGRISDTGRHEELIARNRFYQSLCGSEQRAAA